A part of Pectobacterium cacticida genomic DNA contains:
- the coaD gene encoding pantetheine-phosphate adenylyltransferase, which yields MTTKAIYPGTFDPLTYGHLDLLTRAARLFDHVILAIAASPSKHTLFTLDERVALAKGATQHLSNVDVIGFSDLMAHFAQQQNATILVRGLRAVADFEYELQLAKMNHHLMPTLESVFLMPSEKWSFISSSLVKEVARHGGDVSHFLPADISAALRKKLRMS from the coding sequence ATGACAACCAAAGCGATTTATCCTGGAACGTTCGATCCCTTAACCTATGGCCATTTGGATCTGTTAACGCGCGCAGCGCGACTGTTCGATCATGTTATACTGGCTATCGCCGCCAGCCCGAGCAAGCATACGCTTTTTACTCTGGATGAACGCGTCGCGCTGGCAAAGGGGGCGACACAACATTTATCAAATGTCGATGTTATCGGTTTTAGCGATCTCATGGCGCATTTTGCACAGCAGCAAAATGCGACTATTCTTGTCCGTGGTTTGCGAGCCGTAGCCGATTTCGAATATGAGCTCCAGCTCGCGAAAATGAATCACCATTTGATGCCTACGCTCGAAAGCGTATTCCTAATGCCATCAGAAAAATGGTCGTTTATTTCTTCTTCTCTAGTTAAAGAAGTGGCACGACATGGTGGCGATGTATCACATTTTTTACCTGCCGACATTTCAGCGGCGCTGAGAAAAAAACTGAGAATGTCTTAA